The following are encoded together in the Emcibacteraceae bacterium genome:
- a CDS encoding xanthine dehydrogenase family protein subunit M has product MKDMMPNFNLVQPTDLASAISLLTDAGENGWAIAGGHDSLDWFKDRIKRPTTVVDLTGIDSLKGIRETADGGVEIGALTTLTEVELNPIIKEKFGLLASAAGRVASPQIRNKGTIGGNVSQDARCWYYRSGLDCYRAGGNTCYSDTPEGMNREHCLFGASRCVAVSPSDTAAALVSLDASMVIQNSSGEKVVAATDFFIGPAIDIENMTILKPGDVLTAIRIPATWAGAEFYFEKVADRNSWDFPLVNIAAAIKMNGSTIEDIRITCGAVECVPKRLNVVEDIVRGSERNEDTANLGAGAAARGAVPLNYNHFKIPLMEGLVRKAIRG; this is encoded by the coding sequence ATGAAAGATATGATGCCAAACTTTAATCTGGTTCAACCAACTGACCTTGCAAGTGCAATCAGCCTGCTTACAGATGCCGGTGAAAACGGCTGGGCGATCGCTGGTGGACATGACAGTCTTGACTGGTTCAAGGACAGGATCAAAAGACCAACAACCGTTGTGGACCTTACAGGGATCGACTCTCTTAAAGGGATTCGTGAAACAGCGGATGGCGGCGTTGAAATTGGTGCTTTGACAACGTTAACTGAAGTTGAACTAAACCCAATTATCAAGGAAAAATTCGGTCTGCTTGCTTCAGCAGCAGGACGTGTGGCCAGCCCGCAAATCAGAAACAAAGGCACAATTGGCGGCAACGTCAGCCAGGATGCCCGTTGCTGGTATTATCGTAGCGGTCTTGACTGCTACCGTGCCGGTGGCAACACATGTTACTCCGACACACCGGAAGGAATGAACAGGGAACATTGCCTGTTCGGCGCTTCACGCTGTGTGGCTGTGTCACCATCTGATACAGCGGCAGCACTGGTATCCCTTGATGCCAGCATGGTTATTCAGAACAGCTCTGGCGAAAAAGTTGTTGCCGCAACTGATTTCTTCATCGGTCCGGCAATTGACATTGAGAATATGACAATTCTGAAACCTGGTGATGTTCTGACCGCCATTCGTATCCCTGCAACATGGGCAGGCGCAGAGTTTTATTTTGAAAAAGTGGCTGACCGCAATTCATGGGATTTCCCACTGGTCAATATTGCCGCGGCAATCAAAATGAACGGCAGCACAATCGAAGATATCCGCATTACCTGCGGCGCTGTTGAGTGTGTTCCCAAACGTCTGAATGTTGTGGAAGATATCGTCCGCGGTAGCGAGCGAAACGAAGATACAGCAAATCTTGGCGCTGGTGCAGCGGCACGCGGTGCTGTTCCGCTCAACTATAACCACTTTAAAAT
- a CDS encoding FMN-binding protein → MKYLNIIAAVLIFSAVSVYAQDTFHPAERVYNRTNDYVKSFFDGAIPKKSTVWVIGDLRDHINEVLNGADKTPVRYRYWRKGGRTLWVLESVARTMPITAGVVVEDDKIVDISVLIYRESRGHEVQSRAYRSQYYDAALTGDNSLDKPINGISGSTLSSNSMKRIARIALLLHKDVVDAE, encoded by the coding sequence ATGAAATATCTTAACATTATAGCCGCTGTTTTGATTTTCAGTGCAGTTTCTGTATATGCGCAAGACACATTCCACCCGGCGGAACGGGTCTATAACAGAACGAATGATTATGTAAAAAGTTTCTTTGACGGGGCAATACCAAAAAAATCAACAGTGTGGGTCATCGGTGACCTCCGTGATCATATTAATGAGGTTCTTAACGGGGCAGATAAAACCCCGGTAAGGTACCGATACTGGCGCAAAGGGGGCAGGACCCTATGGGTTCTTGAAAGTGTCGCACGGACCATGCCCATTACCGCCGGTGTCGTTGTTGAAGATGACAAAATAGTCGATATCAGCGTGCTTATTTACAGGGAAAGCCGTGGCCATGAAGTCCAGAGCCGCGCTTACCGCTCACAATATTATGATGCGGCACTGACCGGTGATAATTCGCTTGATAAGCCGATTAATGGCATTTCCGGCTCGACACTTTCATCAAATTCGATGAAACGAATTGCCCGAATTGCCTTGCTGCTACATAAAGATGTTGTGGACGCCGAATGA
- a CDS encoding FAD:protein FMN transferase — MNNRRRMLRIMALGTGVLATPSGLFAKETPKQFFEWQGRAMGAETSLQLYSDNEKKAEEVITGARSLIRKYEKLFSLYDRESQISKLNKTGRLDNPDGEFMDLLKQSVQFYQVTNGAFDISIQPLWTLYKNYFGKPEGESLDIEIKATLSKIGTEKIDIQDNTVVFKEQGMGLSFNGIAQGYITDKVTEYLKKNGFDNILVDIGEYRAGGPQNDGSPWRIGLLDPFDAVSIADVIEIKSGAVATSGGYGDQFDASGNYHHLFDPHTGKSSGIYASVTVTSLDATTADALSTAFSCMSPSDIKAVLMQINGSSARLTHNDGTITVL, encoded by the coding sequence ATGAATAATCGTAGACGGATGCTGAGAATTATGGCGCTGGGAACGGGTGTGCTGGCAACGCCATCTGGACTTTTTGCAAAAGAAACGCCCAAGCAGTTCTTTGAATGGCAGGGTAGGGCCATGGGTGCAGAAACGTCATTACAGTTATATTCTGATAATGAAAAGAAAGCAGAAGAAGTCATTACCGGCGCAAGATCATTAATCCGAAAATATGAAAAACTTTTCAGTCTTTATGATCGGGAGTCACAAATATCCAAATTAAATAAGACTGGCAGACTGGATAACCCGGACGGGGAATTTATGGATCTGTTAAAACAGTCGGTTCAATTTTATCAGGTGACAAACGGCGCATTTGATATTTCAATTCAGCCACTCTGGACATTATATAAAAATTATTTTGGTAAGCCGGAAGGCGAAAGTCTTGATATTGAGATAAAAGCAACTTTATCAAAAATCGGCACAGAAAAAATAGATATTCAGGACAATACTGTCGTATTTAAAGAACAGGGAATGGGGCTTAGCTTTAACGGCATAGCTCAGGGATATATTACCGATAAAGTGACCGAATATCTTAAGAAAAATGGTTTTGACAATATACTTGTCGATATTGGGGAATACAGGGCTGGTGGACCGCAAAATGATGGTTCACCCTGGCGAATTGGACTGCTTGATCCATTTGATGCAGTTTCCATTGCTGATGTAATAGAAATTAAATCAGGTGCCGTTGCCACATCGGGGGGGTATGGTGATCAGTTTGATGCTTCCGGCAATTATCATCATTTGTTTGATCCACACACCGGCAAAAGCAGTGGGATATATGCTTCCGTAACGGTCACATCATTGGATGCGACAACGGCAGACGCGCTTTCGACAGCGTTTTCCTGTATGTCACCTTCAGACATAAAAGCTGTTCTGATGCAAATTAATGGCAGCAGTGCGCGGCTTACTCATAATGACGGCACCATTACTGTCCTCTGA
- a CDS encoding (2Fe-2S)-binding protein, with protein MQKKFSSDRYDPLSTERDALSRRTFIKGVIAAGTVAGAAGLMTGCSGGDSSGGGAGSVERLVTINVNGKDRPVDVMPNETLAHTLRNKLGLTGTKLGCDRASCGACTVMIDGITTYSCSTLTHMVRNKKIVTIEGVAGPNGELHPVQQAMIEELAPQCGYCTPGQVVSGVALLQRNPSPTREEVRHALSGNLCRCGAYNNYINAIVKAAGRA; from the coding sequence ATGCAAAAAAAATTCAGTTCAGATCGGTATGATCCTCTGAGCACAGAACGAGATGCGCTATCCCGGCGTACTTTTATTAAAGGCGTAATCGCTGCCGGTACAGTTGCCGGTGCCGCTGGCCTTATGACAGGGTGTTCAGGCGGTGACAGCTCAGGCGGTGGCGCTGGTTCAGTTGAAAGACTTGTAACCATCAATGTTAACGGCAAAGACCGCCCCGTAGATGTTATGCCAAACGAAACCCTTGCCCATACTCTTCGTAACAAACTCGGCCTTACCGGAACTAAGCTCGGCTGTGACCGTGCATCCTGTGGTGCCTGTACCGTAATGATTGACGGCATCACCACATATAGCTGTTCAACATTAACCCACATGGTACGTAACAAAAAAATCGTGACAATCGAAGGTGTAGCTGGTCCAAATGGTGAGCTTCACCCTGTTCAGCAGGCCATGATAGAGGAACTTGCTCCGCAATGCGGATATTGTACCCCGGGCCAGGTTGTTTCAGGCGTAGCTCTCTTACAGCGCAACCCATCCCCGACACGTGAAGAAGTTCGTCATGCACTCTCCGGCAATCTATGTCGTTGCGGCGCCTATAATAATTACATTAACGCTATAGTTAAAGCAGCAGGGAGGGCATAA
- a CDS encoding undecaprenyl-diphosphate phosphatase yields the protein MTLLHIIVLAIVQGITEFLPISSSGHLILVPLLSDWPDQGVMMDVGVHVGTLGAVILYFRKDVWRLLHAFIQMLLLKKDYNRSERTMMLAIILATVPVIIFGGLFSAIGLIDNLRCMEVIGWTSIIFGILLYWYDTKSPVKINLSGLKYGHALIIGLAQVLALIPGTSRSGITMTAARALGFSRTTAAHFSMLLSIPTILAAATLLLIELFTGDQQPAVSLSELLWGAGLSFISALLAITFLMKWLQKSSMTPFVFYRVGLGLFLLYLVYL from the coding sequence TTGACCCTACTACACATCATCGTTCTTGCCATCGTGCAGGGCATTACCGAATTTTTGCCCATCAGTTCATCTGGACATCTTATATTGGTTCCGCTTCTGTCCGACTGGCCCGATCAGGGTGTCATGATGGATGTAGGCGTTCATGTTGGCACCCTTGGGGCAGTCATTCTTTATTTTCGCAAAGATGTGTGGCGGCTTTTACATGCCTTCATTCAGATGCTTCTGCTGAAAAAAGACTATAACAGATCCGAACGCACCATGATGCTAGCGATTATCCTTGCCACAGTCCCGGTTATTATATTTGGCGGGCTCTTTTCAGCGATTGGGCTGATTGATAATTTAAGATGCATGGAGGTCATTGGCTGGACATCCATCATTTTTGGTATTCTGCTTTACTGGTATGATACAAAATCACCGGTTAAAATTAATCTTTCCGGTCTTAAATATGGTCATGCCCTGATCATTGGTCTGGCGCAGGTGCTGGCGCTTATTCCCGGGACAAGTCGCTCCGGCATCACCATGACGGCCGCACGGGCCCTTGGTTTTTCCAGAACCACCGCCGCCCACTTTTCCATGCTGCTTTCAATTCCAACCATTCTTGCAGCAGCAACCTTGCTGCTTATTGAACTTTTTACCGGCGATCAACAACCAGCCGTCTCCCTTTCAGAACTTCTCTGGGGGGCGGGCCTTAGCTTTATATCAGCTTTGCTTGCTATTACTTTTCTGATGAAATGGCTGCAAAAATCATCCATGACCCCGTTTGTTTTTTACAGGGTCGGTCTTGGTCTGTTTCTGCTTTATCTTGTATATCTGTAA
- a CDS encoding MFS transporter, translated as MGFDEKSGDQKNSFLSVFEKEGAAFVWSFLYFFSLLTAYFILRPIRDAMGIAGGTGSLAYLFSYTFLVMLAVMPIYGALVARFPRRKLIPYIYLFFIFNLVLFWYLFIQEIRLDIVAKVFFVWLSVFNVFVVSIFWSFMVDIFKAGDSKKLFGMIASGGTIGSILGPLLVTFLIDEFGIENLLLVSAAVLVFSIFCVLRLIQLRSGSLAEQKNGQEQNTNEKAIGGGALAGFTEILTSRYLMGISLLVFLLSLTATFAYFQQGALIYDAYTDTAERVKIFALIERYVSIGALIFQVFISGPVLSKYGVKVGIIVLPVLTIIGFSLLALSPVIGVFIVFQTIRRATEYGMFVPSRENLFSIVSREQKYKAKNFIDTAVFRGGDVVNGWIYTGLSSAIGLSIGAIAMIGVPLAAIWAMLAWRLGRHHEKETEIKP; from the coding sequence ATGGGGTTTGATGAAAAAAGCGGGGACCAGAAAAATTCTTTTTTAAGTGTTTTTGAAAAGGAAGGGGCCGCATTTGTGTGGTCATTTCTATATTTCTTTTCGCTGCTCACCGCTTATTTTATATTGCGTCCGATCCGTGATGCCATGGGCATTGCTGGCGGGACCGGCTCGCTGGCTTATCTTTTTTCCTATACATTTCTAGTGATGCTGGCCGTTATGCCCATTTATGGGGCACTGGTAGCACGCTTTCCGCGTCGTAAGCTAATTCCTTATATCTATTTATTTTTTATCTTTAATCTTGTGCTGTTCTGGTATTTATTCATTCAGGAAATAAGACTGGATATCGTGGCAAAGGTCTTTTTTGTCTGGCTCAGCGTCTTTAATGTTTTTGTCGTATCAATCTTCTGGAGCTTTATGGTTGATATCTTTAAGGCGGGAGATTCCAAAAAACTGTTTGGCATGATTGCCTCCGGTGGAACGATTGGCAGTATTTTAGGGCCGTTACTTGTCACTTTTTTGATCGATGAATTTGGAATTGAAAATCTGTTGCTGGTCTCTGCAGCAGTTCTTGTTTTTTCAATATTCTGTGTTTTAAGACTTATTCAGCTGAGAAGTGGAAGTCTTGCAGAACAGAAAAATGGACAGGAGCAGAACACAAATGAAAAGGCCATAGGCGGTGGAGCGCTGGCAGGATTTACAGAAATTCTGACATCCCGCTATCTTATGGGGATAAGCCTTTTGGTTTTTTTGTTATCACTAACGGCGACTTTTGCCTATTTCCAGCAGGGGGCATTGATTTATGATGCCTATACGGATACGGCAGAACGGGTTAAAATATTTGCACTGATTGAACGGTATGTATCCATCGGTGCTTTGATATTCCAGGTTTTTATTTCGGGTCCTGTGCTTTCAAAATATGGCGTTAAAGTTGGGATAATCGTTCTGCCTGTCCTGACCATCATTGGGTTTTCGCTTCTGGCCCTGTCGCCGGTTATTGGTGTCTTTATTGTGTTTCAGACAATAAGACGGGCCACGGAATATGGTATGTTTGTCCCGTCACGTGAAAACCTGTTCAGCATAGTCAGCCGGGAACAAAAATATAAAGCCAAAAATTTCATCGATACCGCCGTTTTCAGGGGCGGTGATGTGGTCAACGGCTGGATCTATACAGGACTTAGTTCAGCAATCGGTTTATCCATCGGCGCCATTGCCATGATCGGTGTGCCACTTGCGGCTATATGGGCCATGCTGGC
- a CDS encoding xanthine dehydrogenase family protein molybdopterin-binding subunit, with protein sequence MAEKLLGNNFTPPDVRAKVTGASKYSEDVRVDGMCYVKMLGNPMPSSNVTIVDTSEALAMKGVLGILTENDVPPSSPPSYPILTSKPRQLGQPILAIAAETEAIAAEALEKIKVNYEAQPFSLDPLQSLYPGGPNALDEGNISGGRSVPLGVLKWTARDFAEAGETRLPMGEAPEEWSVGDVEAAFKDAAFIIDEPFVVASSSHQALEPRSTLSYWENGKCFVYGSSQSQSWMMPGLAAMLQIPVEDVVYIAEFCGGGFGAKASPYPTMAIPAYMSKKIGRPCMLRITRAEEYQIGGSRPGFQGQLKVGFDKKGKVTAIDCYIVQSGGPSNGSGDHTAAAEALALVYTPTNMRFRGVPVVTNKPMHISQRGPGQNQIACIMEPFMDRAAKQLGIDRIMIREINAPDHDVVFSDRKSTVTSSYIRDALIMGSDKFKWKEKIALSGKRNGNKVIGIGVGQAYHSAGSNGFDGLVTIRPDGKLHIHSGVGNLGTYSYASASRIAAETLGCSWENTVIEHGDSRRGLPWVLAQFGSNTTFTTTRTNFAAANDAKQKLKEIAAMDLGGAADDYEVDNETVFLKSDPSKVMTFAQAATRAIELGGKYDGHEFPDELNAVTKAAMPLVAGLGLCGVAKDNMPKKGTVPALATGYAMIELDTETGKYEILEYTAFVDCGSVIHPQSLEQQVRGGGVMGMGMAATDRMVYDPQNGLCATVDLYHTKPLTILDIPSNVEVGAVNKPDPQSPAGVKGVGEPVMGCAAAAILSAIQDATGHSFNRTPVDPDMIVNAMAGRPQSFKPLQVNI encoded by the coding sequence ATGGCAGAGAAACTATTAGGTAACAACTTTACCCCACCAGACGTTAGAGCAAAAGTAACAGGCGCCAGCAAATATTCGGAAGATGTCCGTGTTGATGGTATGTGCTATGTAAAAATGCTCGGCAATCCGATGCCCAGCTCCAATGTCACTATTGTTGATACTTCAGAAGCTTTGGCCATGAAAGGTGTGCTTGGAATATTGACAGAAAATGATGTTCCGCCTTCTTCTCCTCCTAGCTATCCAATCCTGACCAGCAAGCCAAGACAGCTTGGTCAGCCAATTCTTGCAATTGCCGCTGAAACCGAAGCGATAGCTGCAGAAGCTCTTGAAAAAATTAAAGTAAATTACGAGGCACAACCTTTCAGCCTTGACCCTCTTCAAAGCCTTTATCCTGGCGGACCAAATGCCCTTGATGAAGGAAATATTTCTGGAGGACGCTCTGTTCCTCTTGGTGTTCTGAAATGGACAGCCCGTGATTTCGCAGAAGCCGGTGAAACCAGACTTCCAATGGGTGAGGCCCCTGAAGAGTGGTCTGTAGGTGATGTTGAAGCAGCCTTCAAGGATGCGGCCTTTATCATAGACGAACCCTTTGTTGTTGCAAGTTCAAGCCACCAGGCCCTAGAGCCAAGAAGCACATTATCCTATTGGGAAAATGGAAAATGCTTTGTATACGGTTCATCACAAAGCCAGTCATGGATGATGCCAGGTCTTGCCGCCATGCTCCAGATACCTGTTGAAGATGTCGTTTACATTGCGGAATTCTGCGGTGGTGGTTTTGGCGCCAAAGCAAGCCCTTATCCGACAATGGCAATTCCGGCCTATATGTCCAAAAAAATTGGTCGCCCCTGCATGCTTCGCATCACAAGAGCGGAAGAGTATCAAATCGGTGGTTCACGTCCCGGATTCCAGGGTCAGCTGAAAGTTGGCTTTGACAAAAAAGGGAAAGTAACAGCGATAGACTGCTACATCGTTCAATCCGGCGGCCCAAGCAACGGTTCCGGCGACCATACGGCAGCAGCAGAGGCGCTGGCGCTTGTTTATACACCAACAAACATGCGTTTCCGTGGTGTTCCGGTCGTTACCAATAAACCAATGCATATTTCACAGCGTGGCCCTGGTCAGAACCAGATCGCGTGTATTATGGAACCCTTTATGGACCGCGCTGCCAAGCAGCTGGGCATAGACCGTATCATGATCCGTGAAATTAATGCACCTGATCACGATGTTGTTTTCTCTGACCGTAAAAGTACTGTTACCAGTTCCTATATTCGCGATGCCCTGATTATGGGTTCCGATAAATTCAAATGGAAAGAAAAAATTGCCTTAAGCGGTAAACGCAATGGCAATAAGGTCATCGGCATTGGTGTCGGACAGGCCTATCACTCAGCCGGTTCGAACGGTTTTGATGGTCTAGTAACCATTCGTCCAGATGGCAAACTTCACATCCATTCCGGTGTTGGTAACCTAGGAACATATTCATATGCATCCGCATCACGTATTGCTGCGGAAACATTGGGCTGTTCCTGGGAAAACACTGTTATCGAACATGGTGACAGTCGTCGCGGTCTTCCTTGGGTTCTTGCCCAGTTCGGAAGTAACACGACCTTTACCACAACAAGAACCAACTTTGCTGCGGCAAATGATGCCAAACAAAAGCTGAAAGAAATTGCTGCAATGGATCTTGGCGGTGCTGCGGATGATTATGAAGTGGACAATGAAACGGTCTTCTTAAAATCTGATCCGTCAAAAGTCATGACCTTTGCACAGGCCGCTACACGGGCAATTGAACTCGGCGGAAAGTATGACGGGCACGAATTCCCGGATGAACTGAACGCCGTGACAAAAGCCGCGATGCCGCTTGTGGCCGGCCTTGGTCTTTGTGGTGTTGCCAAAGATAATATGCCTAAGAAAGGAACGGTTCCTGCACTCGCAACGGGCTATGCCATGATTGAGCTTGATACCGAAACCGGTAAGTACGAGATCCTGGAATATACAGCGTTTGTTGACTGCGGTAGTGTTATCCACCCACAAAGTCTTGAACAGCAAGTTCGTGGCGGTGGTGTTATGGGCATGGGAATGGCCGCGACTGACCGCATGGTTTATGACCCGCAAAACGGTCTCTGTGCAACAGTTGATCTTTACCATACAAAACCGCTCACCATTCTTGATATTCCAAGCAATGTTGAGGTCGGTGCGGTGAATAAACCTGATCCGCAAAGCCCTGCAGGGGTTAAAGGTGTTGGTGAGCCGGTGATGGGTTGTGCCGCTGCTGCTATCTTAAGCGCTATTCAGGACGCCACAGGCCATAGCTTCAACCGTACGCCGGTTGATCCAGATATGATTGTCAATGCCATGGCTGGCAGACCGCAATCATTTAAACCTTTACAAGTAAATATATAG
- a CDS encoding alpha/beta fold hydrolase — protein sequence MKQFKLFIIIPVLFLISINTAFSQAKTATKHTVMADGHPMAVWEKSVENPKGIILLHHGRTWSSIPDFDLQVEGEDLSLMDGFNERGYSVWALDARGYGGTPRDDTGWNTPNRAAKDLSIVLDWLVKRTGQKINVWGWSMGSMISQLTAQLYPENFASLTLFGYPVRYENKYPDDIQNGKPPMKENTAEAAASDFITPGSISQKAIDEYVRASLEADPVRADWRNQEQYNQFDPKKVSMPVLLLQGEFDPLAETKSHAKAFSEFPNANKQWVVLKGGDHAALLEKPRAQLIDASINFIEWLKK from the coding sequence ATGAAGCAATTTAAACTATTTATAATAATTCCGGTATTGTTTCTGATTAGCATCAATACTGCATTTTCTCAGGCAAAAACAGCTACAAAACATACAGTTATGGCAGACGGTCATCCTATGGCCGTCTGGGAAAAGTCGGTAGAAAATCCGAAAGGAATAATCCTGCTTCATCATGGCCGGACCTGGAGTTCAATTCCGGACTTTGATTTGCAGGTGGAAGGCGAGGACCTTTCGCTTATGGATGGTTTTAATGAGCGTGGGTACAGTGTCTGGGCCCTAGATGCCCGCGGATATGGCGGCACACCGCGTGATGATACTGGCTGGAATACACCAAACAGAGCAGCCAAGGATCTCTCAATTGTTCTAGACTGGCTTGTGAAAAGGACAGGACAGAAAATTAATGTCTGGGGCTGGTCTATGGGCTCAATGATCAGTCAGCTTACAGCGCAGCTATATCCCGAAAATTTTGCCAGTCTGACCCTGTTTGGTTATCCGGTTCGTTATGAAAATAAATATCCGGACGATATACAGAATGGTAAACCGCCTATGAAAGAAAATACAGCAGAAGCGGCAGCAAGTGATTTTATCACGCCTGGATCAATCAGCCAGAAAGCAATCGATGAATATGTCCGGGCCTCTCTTGAAGCGGATCCAGTCAGGGCTGACTGGCGTAATCAGGAACAGTATAATCAGTTTGACCCGAAAAAAGTATCAATGCCCGTGTTGCTGCTTCAGGGGGAGTTTGACCCACTGGCAGAAACAAAATCACATGCAAAGGCATTTTCGGAATTTCCAAATGCCAACAAGCAATGGGTTGTTTTAAAAGGCGGTGATCATGCGGCTCTTCTTGAAAAACCAAGAGCGCAATTGATTGATGCGTCAATCAATTTCATTGAATGGCTGAAAAAATAG
- a CDS encoding cytochrome b/b6 domain-containing protein encodes MKKGAVFSEKILMEKNEDHIIRHGSVSRVFHWLMAACILILLATGLLPVLGFKFEWVEPHWIAGIALTIAVLIHLFRSLSPKKLKSMWISVADIREFIEGRGKVLGGKYSLEQKLMHHAITVFSLVSLVTGWLLLLKIDTPFWQRNPFIFQAETWGIIYVFHGLSTLIFVSSIMLHIYFSLRPEKSMYLRSMFKGWITRDEFNKNHDPNRWDI; translated from the coding sequence ATGAAAAAAGGCGCTGTTTTCAGCGAAAAAATACTTATGGAAAAAAATGAAGATCACATAATTCGGCATGGGTCTGTCAGTCGGGTTTTTCACTGGTTAATGGCGGCGTGTATTTTAATATTACTGGCGACGGGATTGCTTCCAGTGCTGGGGTTTAAATTTGAATGGGTTGAACCACACTGGATCGCCGGTATTGCCCTGACAATCGCTGTTTTAATTCATCTTTTTCGGTCGCTTTCGCCAAAAAAGTTAAAATCAATGTGGATTTCAGTGGCCGATATTCGTGAATTTATTGAAGGTCGTGGAAAAGTTTTGGGCGGTAAATATTCACTTGAACAGAAATTAATGCACCATGCGATTACAGTGTTCAGTCTTGTTTCGCTTGTTACAGGTTGGTTGCTGCTTTTAAAAATTGATACTCCGTTCTGGCAGCGTAATCCTTTTATTTTTCAGGCAGAAACCTGGGGAATAATTTATGTTTTCCATGGCCTCTCCACACTAATATTTGTCAGTTCGATTATGCTGCATATTTACTTTTCACTCAGACCGGAAAAGTCAATGTATCTGCGGTCTATGTTTAAAGGCTGGATTACGCGTGATGAATTTAACAAAAACCATGATCCGAACCGCTGGGATATTTAA